A window of Apium graveolens cultivar Ventura chromosome 8, ASM990537v1, whole genome shotgun sequence contains these coding sequences:
- the LOC141678054 gene encoding transcription factor JAMYB-like — protein MNVKGEENHEEIVMIEELRRGPWTMEEDLALMNYITLHGEGRWNSLACSAGLKRTGKSCRLRWLNYLRPDVRRGNITLDEQLLILELHSRWGNRWSKIVQHLPGRTDNEIKNYWRTRVQKHAKQLKCDVKNSKELAKRIQAASTPTVSSEIPNTKGSPHQVTMPQEQAQASSDTMPNSVQQLHKPISSLTSESSNTTRSASSNSPISDLTDYCYNYDPNYDQANGTQLGFTECCPSGYYNQHLSFQEMEQNNQWMSGDLAETLWNVEDIWSLQQLLN, from the exons ATGAATGTCAAAGGCGAAGAAAATCACGAAGAGATCGTGATGATCGAGGAGCTGCGACGAGGTCCGTGGACAATGGAAGAAGACTTGGCACTAATGAATTATATCACCTTACACGGCGAAGGTCGCTGGAATTCTCTTGCTTGTTCTGCTG GTCTGAAAAGAACCGGAAAGAGCTGCAGATTAAGATGGTTGAATTATTTACGTCCAGATGTTCGACGTGGAAACATAACTCTTGATGAACAACTTCTGATTCTGGAACTTCACTCTCGTTGGGGCAATCG ATGGTCAAAAATAGTACAACATCTACCTGGACGAACGGACAATGAGATAAAGAATTATTGGAGGACACGAGTCCAAAAGCACGCGAAACAGCTCAAGTGTGACGTAAAGAATTCAAAAGAATTGGCCAAAAGAATTCAAGCTGCTTCTACACCTACAGTTTCCTCCGAAATCCCCAATACCAAGGGATCGCCTCATCAAGTTACCATGCCACAGGAACAGGCACAAGCTAGTAGTGATACTATGCCCAACTCTGTTCAACAATTGCATAAACCTATTTCTAGCTTAACATCCGAGAGTTCCAATACGACAAGATCAGCTTCTTCAAACTCTCCGATTTCTGATCTCACTGATTATTGTTATAACTATGATCCAAATTATGATCAGGCTAATGGTACTCAGCTCGGATTCACAGAATGTTGTCCTTCTGGCTACTACAACCAACATCTTAGCTTCCAAGAAATGGAGCAAAACAATCAGTGGATGAGTGGGGATTTAGCTGAAACTTTGTGGAATGTTGAGGACATTTGGTCTCTCCAGCAGCTACTCAATTAA
- the LOC141680522 gene encoding uncharacterized protein LOC141680522: MSSSSLFHSYAHALVAIPTQHTAGTSNKTSHTSHTVYPDSIETNVHPLYLHNNDQPGMILISKKLVGSENYASWKRSLQIALENSLLFLKVLHYMFIGNVLMICSSMNYLDSACTVWSELSERFDAVSGHKVYAIQRDLFKLEQGNDSVEFYFHKLKGYWDELKALQPVVKCTCGAIKDWEMQLEQTRLIQFLMGLHSSFTAARGHLLMMNPWPSVNQAFMLLKQEEKQRQTHSLSSPSQIAMMVNLPKPQTTTTTKSNERFGSFDSSMECSYCHGKGHLKEKCYKLIGYPADHPYHPNNKGKKKSGNSRF, from the exons ATGTCTTCTAGTTCGTTGTTTCATTCGTATGCTCATGCTTTAGTGGCGATTCCTACTCAACATACTGCTGGTACTTCTAACAAAACAAGTCACACATCGCATACTGTTTATCCTGATTCCATTGAAACAAATGTGCATCCCTTGTATCTTCATAACAATGATCAACCTGGAATGATCTTAATCTCTAAAAAGTTAGTTGGATCTGAAAATTATGCATCCTGGAAGCGTTCTTTACAAATCGCACTGGAGAATTCGCTCCTTTTCCTGAAGGTTCTCCATTATATGTTCATTGGAAACGTGTTAATGATATG CAGTAGCATGAATTATCTTGATAGTGCTTGTACCGTTTGGAGTGAATTGAGTGAACGTTTTGATGCTGTTAGCGGTCACAAAGTGTATGCGATTCAGCGTGATTTGTTTAAATTGGAGCAAGGGAATGACTCTGTTGAGTTTTACTTTCATAAGTTGAAAGGCTATTGGGATGAATTGAAGGCTTTACAACCTGTTGTTAAGTGTACGTGTGGTGCTATTAAGGACTGGGAGATGCAGCTTGAGCAGACTCGTTTAATTCAGTTTTTGATGGGACTGCATTCCAGTTTCACTGCTGCAAGGGGTCATTTATTAATGATGAACCCATGGCCTAGTGTAAATCAGGCTTTTATGTTGTTGAAACAAGAAGAAAAACAGAGGCAGACACACAGTTTGTCTTCTCCATCTCAGATTGCTATGATGGTTAATCTTCCTAAGCctcaaacaacaacaacaactaaATCTAATGAGAGATTTGGTTCTTTTGATTCTTCAATGGAATGCTCTTATTGTCATGGAAAGGGACATCTTAAAGAAAAATGTTATAAACTAATTGGCTATCCTGCAGATCATCCATATCACCCTAACAACAAAGGGAAGAAGAAATCTGGGAATTCAAGATTTTAG